The Prochlorococcus marinus CUG1416 genome has a segment encoding these proteins:
- a CDS encoding PhoH family protein: MKEVSKTGNFTIDLPNSDAATALSGPGNSFLKKFESLTGVSLTIRGLQLEMNGVISKIERASALVELTRPIWEQGLEVPEVDLKAALSSLNMGESSSHAELGKKVLARSKEGRYLRPRTIRQKEYVESIENFDLTFAIGPAGTGKTFLATVCAARLLNEKKIERIVLTRPAVEAGESLGFLPGDLQQKVDPYLRPLFDSLHSIFGFDRTNSLIDKGIIEVAPLAFMRGRTLDNSLVILDEAQNTTCSQMRMFLTRLGERSKMVVNGDITQIDLKKDQESGLIEASRIFSETEGIKFCFLTVDDVVRHPLVQKIIEGYK; encoded by the coding sequence ATGAAAGAAGTTTCCAAAACTGGTAACTTCACAATTGATTTGCCAAACTCTGATGCTGCTACAGCATTATCTGGACCTGGTAATTCTTTTTTAAAAAAGTTTGAGTCACTTACAGGAGTTTCTTTAACTATTAGAGGCTTACAATTAGAGATGAACGGTGTCATATCTAAGATAGAGAGAGCTTCAGCCCTAGTAGAGCTGACAAGACCCATTTGGGAACAAGGATTAGAAGTTCCAGAGGTAGATCTTAAAGCAGCTCTAAGCTCTTTAAATATGGGAGAGTCATCTTCACATGCTGAACTTGGGAAAAAAGTTCTTGCCCGTTCCAAAGAAGGAAGATACTTAAGACCAAGAACTATAAGGCAAAAAGAATATGTTGAATCGATTGAAAACTTTGATCTTACCTTTGCAATTGGTCCAGCTGGAACTGGTAAGACATTTTTGGCAACTGTTTGCGCAGCAAGACTATTAAACGAGAAAAAAATAGAAAGAATTGTTCTAACTAGACCAGCTGTGGAAGCTGGCGAAAGCTTGGGATTCTTGCCTGGGGATTTACAACAAAAAGTGGATCCATATTTAAGACCCCTATTTGATTCTTTACATAGTATTTTCGGATTTGATAGAACAAATTCGTTAATCGATAAAGGAATTATTGAAGTTGCACCATTAGCATTTATGAGAGGCAGAACCTTGGATAACTCTTTGGTCATTTTAGATGAAGCACAAAATACAACTTGCTCTCAAATGAGGATGTTTTTAACAAGATTAGGTGAAAGATCAAAAATGGTTGTAAATGGAGATATTACTCAAATTGATTTAAAAAAAGATCAGGAAAGCGGCCTTATTGAAGCATCAAGAATTTTTTCTGAAACTGAAGGTATAAAGTTTTGTTTTTTAACTGTTGATGATGTAGTTCGTCATCCTTTAGTTCAGAAAATTATTGAGGGTTATAAATAA
- the trmD gene encoding tRNA (guanosine(37)-N1)-methyltransferase TrmD — MSSFNFDVITLFPKAFELINNSGVITRALDKNLIDLKLHDLREYGEGSYKQVDDKPYGGGAGMVLKPEPIYKAYESIRKTPKSKTLLMTPQGKVLKQKDLARWSTLNQIIIICGQYEGFDERIRCLADEEISIGDYVLSGGEIPAISIINGLTRLLPGTLGDPDSLVDESHNSSLLEYPQYTRPLTFRDMKVPDILVSGNHEEIKSWRTRKSIERTLERRSDLISNENYKKSPQSKRIIKEYNQFMKFRIDNEYYNYPDW, encoded by the coding sequence ATGAGTAGTTTTAATTTTGATGTAATTACATTGTTCCCTAAAGCTTTTGAATTGATAAATAATTCAGGGGTCATAACAAGAGCTCTAGATAAGAATTTGATCGATTTAAAATTACATGATTTAAGAGAATATGGTGAAGGGTCTTACAAACAAGTAGATGATAAGCCTTATGGAGGAGGAGCAGGTATGGTACTAAAACCTGAACCTATTTATAAGGCATATGAATCAATTAGAAAAACACCTAAAAGTAAAACTTTGTTGATGACCCCACAGGGTAAAGTCTTAAAGCAAAAGGATCTTGCGAGATGGTCCACTTTGAATCAAATAATAATTATTTGTGGTCAATATGAAGGTTTTGATGAAAGAATTAGATGTTTAGCTGATGAAGAGATATCGATTGGCGATTACGTCCTTTCTGGAGGTGAAATACCCGCTATCTCAATAATTAACGGTTTGACTAGATTATTACCAGGAACTCTTGGTGATCCAGACTCCTTAGTGGATGAGAGTCATAATTCTTCTTTATTGGAATATCCTCAATATACGAGGCCGTTAACTTTTAGAGATATGAAAGTGCCTGATATTTTAGTAAGCGGTAATCATGAAGAGATTAAATCGTGGAGAACAAGAAAAAGTATTGAAAGAACATTGGAGAGAAGAAGTGACTTAATTTCCAATGAAAACTACAAAAAATCCCCACAAAGTAAGAGAATAATAAAAGAATATAATCAATTCATGAAATTTAGAATAGATAATGAATATTATAATTACCCTGACTGGTAG
- the larB gene encoding nickel pincer cofactor biosynthesis protein LarB: MNFDIKFDFQRRERLGLIEAIWGQDKSIDQLKRLSESVLSKNEVVFITRINSKKANYLLNLYDDARFYEEANCLIIGNNLNKINTNKKVAIISGGSSDLPVTLEAQLALEIYGVNSQFFIDVGVAGLHRLISQLEEINKYDVLIVCAGMEGALATVVGGLLAQPIIAVPVSVGYGVSKNGETALNSMLSSCSPGISVMNIDNGYGAAMAALRIIKSIS; this comes from the coding sequence ATGAATTTTGATATCAAGTTTGATTTTCAAAGAAGAGAGAGGCTTGGACTAATTGAGGCTATTTGGGGGCAAGACAAGAGTATCGATCAATTAAAGAGATTATCTGAAAGTGTATTAAGTAAAAATGAGGTTGTTTTTATAACTAGGATTAATAGTAAAAAGGCTAATTATCTATTGAATTTGTATGATGATGCACGATTCTATGAAGAAGCAAATTGCCTAATAATTGGGAACAATCTGAATAAAATAAATACAAATAAAAAAGTTGCTATAATTTCGGGAGGCTCAAGTGATTTGCCCGTAACACTTGAAGCACAATTAGCGCTTGAAATTTATGGAGTGAATTCTCAATTTTTTATAGATGTTGGAGTAGCAGGACTTCATCGATTAATAAGTCAGTTAGAAGAAATTAATAAATATGATGTATTAATAGTTTGCGCTGGAATGGAAGGAGCTTTGGCAACTGTTGTGGGAGGGTTACTGGCGCAACCTATTATTGCAGTGCCTGTTTCAGTAGGCTACGGAGTCAGTAAGAATGGAGAAACTGCATTAAATAGTATGTTATCAAGTTGTTCTCCAGGAATTTCGGTTATGAATATAGATAACGGCTACGGAGCCGCAATGGCTGCTCTGAGAATTATTAAAAGTATTTCCTAA
- the ispF gene encoding 2-C-methyl-D-erythritol 2,4-cyclodiphosphate synthase, translating to MTRKYPQLRIGNGYDIHKLVEDRDLIIGGVKLNHPDDLGLDGHSDADVLIHSIMDALLGALSLGDIGKYFPPSDEKWKNADSLFLLSKVIDLIRQDGWEINNIDSVLVAERPKIMPHIKLMKKNISEILNIDENLIGIKATTNEKLGPEGREEGISCHSVVLLEKK from the coding sequence ATGACAAGAAAATACCCACAGTTACGTATTGGAAATGGATACGATATTCACAAACTAGTAGAGGATAGAGATTTAATTATTGGAGGTGTGAAATTGAATCATCCTGATGATTTAGGATTGGATGGTCATAGTGATGCTGATGTTTTAATTCACTCAATAATGGATGCATTATTGGGCGCACTTTCTTTGGGAGACATAGGAAAGTATTTCCCCCCATCTGATGAAAAATGGAAAAATGCTGATAGTTTGTTTTTGTTATCAAAAGTAATTGACTTGATAAGACAAGATGGTTGGGAAATAAATAATATTGATAGTGTTCTTGTCGCTGAAAGGCCAAAAATCATGCCACATATAAAACTAATGAAAAAAAACATTTCTGAAATCTTAAATATTGATGAAAATTTAATTGGGATTAAAGCAACCACAAATGAAAAATTGGGTCCTGAAGGGAGAGAAGAGGGTATAAGTTGCCATTCAGTAGTTCTACTTGAGAAAAAATGA
- a CDS encoding glucosamine inositolphosphorylceramide transferase family protein, whose translation MKIGIIVDSEKISNHNYELINWIEKQNNIELSLLIVQQINFSTTKSRIKYHGFRGSLRRILFRFLTRIDRYLSLKINKKLEFTKNQFLISNKFLKTIFITPEVSKSGFIFRYKKDDITKIKELDLKLLIRMGSGILKGDILDSSLFGIISFHHADNNVNRGGPACFWEVLEKKDTTGFIIQILTEELDGGKVLKKGNFHTQKTYFENQYNVFKKSYFYMQELLSDIAKNDCLPDILESIPYSKRLYSVPRIRDQLAYLNYFITYLFSKFYRRKILRKFYRWGVSFTFSHWKNAVFYRSIKIRNPKNCFLSDPFVIEHKGQYFCFLENYSFIKRKGTISAYLLEKNAANYLGESIDEDFHLSYPFVFKYLDNFYMLPESSENKDLRLYKSKKFPFEWELERVIFDNIVAVDGTIFQYGDRWWLFFTKDSSNSLENNSELFAYFSDNPVSSEWIEHSCNPLIIDSSSARMGGLLTDINDIYLVSQSQAFNLYGKSSKIYRIKDLTKNSFQREYVCEITPDFFSDILGTHHMNSYKNCTVFDYFKEENIDT comes from the coding sequence ATGAAAATAGGCATAATTGTAGATTCTGAAAAAATTTCTAATCATAACTATGAATTGATAAATTGGATTGAAAAGCAAAATAATATTGAGCTATCCTTGTTGATTGTTCAACAAATAAACTTTTCCACTACTAAATCAAGAATTAAATATCATGGTTTTAGAGGTTCCTTAAGGAGAATTTTATTTAGATTTTTAACTAGAATAGATCGATATTTGTCTTTAAAAATCAATAAAAAATTAGAATTTACAAAAAATCAATTTCTTATTAGTAACAAATTTTTAAAGACTATATTTATCACACCAGAGGTCTCAAAATCTGGTTTTATTTTTAGATATAAAAAAGATGACATTACAAAAATTAAGGAATTAGATTTAAAGTTGTTAATTAGAATGGGATCAGGAATTCTAAAAGGAGATATACTTGATTCCTCCTTATTTGGGATAATTTCATTTCATCATGCTGATAATAATGTTAATAGAGGTGGCCCAGCATGTTTTTGGGAAGTTTTAGAAAAGAAAGATACTACAGGATTTATTATTCAAATTCTTACCGAAGAGTTAGATGGTGGAAAAGTTTTAAAAAAAGGGAATTTTCATACACAAAAAACTTATTTTGAAAATCAATACAATGTTTTTAAAAAATCTTATTTTTATATGCAGGAATTACTTTCTGATATTGCTAAAAATGATTGTTTACCTGATATCTTAGAGTCTATTCCATATAGTAAGAGACTATATAGTGTTCCAAGAATTAGGGATCAATTAGCATATTTAAATTACTTCATAACTTATTTATTTTCTAAGTTTTATAGAAGGAAAATTCTTAGAAAGTTTTACAGATGGGGAGTTTCGTTTACCTTCTCTCACTGGAAAAATGCCGTTTTTTATAGAAGTATAAAAATAAGAAATCCCAAAAACTGTTTTCTTTCTGATCCTTTTGTTATTGAACATAAAGGGCAATATTTTTGTTTTCTTGAAAATTATTCGTTTATTAAAAGAAAAGGTACTATTTCTGCTTATCTTTTAGAAAAAAATGCCGCAAATTATCTTGGAGAATCTATAGATGAAGATTTTCATCTCTCATATCCTTTCGTTTTTAAATATCTTGATAATTTTTATATGCTTCCTGAATCATCAGAAAATAAAGATTTAAGATTGTATAAATCCAAAAAGTTTCCTTTTGAGTGGGAATTAGAAAGGGTTATATTTGATAATATTGTTGCTGTCGATGGAACAATATTTCAATATGGAGATAGATGGTGGTTATTTTTTACTAAAGATTCATCTAATTCTCTTGAAAATAATTCAGAATTGTTCGCTTATTTTAGTGATAATCCCGTTAGTTCAGAATGGATTGAACATTCATGCAATCCATTAATTATTGATAGTTCCAGCGCAAGGATGGGGGGTTTATTAACAGATATAAATGATATTTATTTGGTATCTCAATCGCAAGCATTTAACTTGTATGGAAAATCATCAAAAATTTATAGAATTAAAGATTTAACAAAAAATAGTTTTCAAAGAGAGTATGTTTGTGAAATTACGCCTGATTTTTTCAGTGATATTTTGGGAACCCATCATATGAATTCTTATAAAAACTGTACTGTATTTGATTATTTTAAAGAGGAAAACATTGATACTTAA
- a CDS encoding DUF3611 family protein has translation MSDKIDFQSLSFGMRRIGWIRFWIQSILGVVVAAVLLFSNVVNNSEGQLGLAPGLSLTTISLILLLFSLWQGWLIVRTGRAIASNARPSRGQTSKLIKRGLIVDLLGILFGLIGYQALMGALFIQASSQTTGQLITATSDIPITGLEILSVLSNTQVIAAHFFGLCFSLWLLRRIHK, from the coding sequence ATGTCTGACAAAATTGATTTTCAGTCGCTTTCATTTGGAATGCGGCGCATTGGATGGATACGCTTTTGGATTCAATCCATTTTAGGTGTTGTTGTTGCAGCTGTTTTGCTTTTTTCAAATGTTGTAAATAATAGCGAAGGTCAGCTTGGCTTGGCGCCTGGTTTGTCACTTACAACAATATCCTTGATTTTACTACTTTTTAGTCTTTGGCAAGGTTGGTTAATAGTTAGAACAGGAAGAGCAATAGCAAGCAATGCAAGACCCTCAAGAGGACAAACCAGTAAATTAATAAAAAGAGGTCTAATAGTTGATTTATTAGGAATTTTGTTTGGATTAATTGGATATCAAGCTCTTATGGGGGCTCTATTTATACAAGCATCCTCTCAAACGACTGGACAATTGATAACAGCGACATCTGATATCCCTATTACTGGACTTGAAATATTATCAGTTCTAAGTAATACCCAAGTTATTGCTGCTCATTTCTTTGGACTTTGCTTTTCTTTATGGCTTTTAAGAAGGATTCATAAATGA
- the thiS gene encoding sulfur carrier protein ThiS, with amino-acid sequence MKIKVNGEEKKIELDQENVLLSTALNLMGYKPNTIVVELNNLIINSIKWEKVKLKDGDNLEIVSIVGGG; translated from the coding sequence ATGAAAATTAAAGTAAATGGAGAAGAAAAAAAAATAGAACTTGATCAAGAAAATGTTTTACTATCTACAGCTCTAAATTTAATGGGATATAAACCTAACACAATTGTCGTAGAGTTAAATAATTTAATTATTAATTCAATAAAATGGGAAAAAGTGAAACTTAAAGATGGGGATAATTTAGAAATCGTTTCAATAGTTGGTGGTGGTTAA
- a CDS encoding Bax inhibitor-1/YccA family protein, with protein sequence MPASSNFNQAIREAQTSAIVGPNVVQKALPYVGGGMVLTSLGVLAGVSLIATNPGLFQPLSIVALIAELILFFIATSAANNANNAKALPLLTGFSLLTGFTLSGIVALAIGTIGIGSVGTAALATGITFVIASYTGQRMSDSVGQALSGVVGLGLIGLLIAMFVQLIGGFFAPGVFGGSGLELIIAGFGTVLFVAMSFVDFYTMPRRYNDDQYLAGALGMYLTYINLFVFILRLMIALQGGGRRD encoded by the coding sequence ATGCCAGCAAGTAGTAATTTCAATCAAGCTATTCGTGAAGCACAAACTAGTGCAATTGTTGGACCTAATGTTGTTCAAAAAGCTCTACCCTATGTCGGTGGAGGTATGGTTCTAACTTCTTTAGGTGTTTTAGCAGGTGTCTCACTTATAGCAACAAATCCTGGGCTTTTCCAACCTCTTTCAATAGTTGCTTTAATTGCAGAGTTGATTTTATTTTTTATAGCCACAAGTGCTGCTAATAATGCAAATAATGCAAAGGCCTTGCCTTTGCTAACAGGATTTAGCTTGTTAACAGGATTTACCTTAAGTGGAATAGTTGCTTTGGCAATAGGAACAATTGGTATTGGTTCGGTAGGAACAGCTGCTTTAGCTACAGGTATAACATTCGTTATTGCCTCTTACACTGGCCAAAGAATGAGCGATAGTGTTGGTCAAGCACTTAGTGGGGTAGTTGGTCTTGGGTTGATAGGACTGCTCATAGCAATGTTTGTTCAATTGATTGGAGGATTCTTTGCTCCAGGAGTTTTTGGAGGTTCAGGACTCGAATTGATAATTGCAGGATTTGGAACTGTCTTATTTGTTGCAATGTCTTTCGTTGATTTCTATACAATGCCAAGAAGATATAATGATGATCAATACCTTGCAGGAGCTTTAGGTATGTATTTAACTTATATAAATCTTTTTGTTTTTATATTGAGATTAATGATTGCTCTCCAAGGCGGTGGAAGAAGAGACTAA
- the rpsP gene encoding 30S ribosomal protein S16: MIKLRLKRFGKKKEASFRIVACNSTSRRDGKPLQELGFYNPRTKETRLDTEALRTRLTQGAQPTDVVRTLLEKGGLLEKIERPSIAIGKAKLEKEKIAKAKTKDEENDSSKAESVSDEAES; encoded by the coding sequence ATGATTAAGTTGCGCCTTAAGCGCTTTGGAAAGAAAAAAGAGGCAAGTTTCAGAATTGTCGCATGCAATAGTACTTCCAGAAGAGATGGTAAACCTCTGCAAGAACTAGGTTTTTATAACCCAAGAACTAAAGAAACTAGGCTTGACACAGAAGCTTTAAGAACAAGACTTACACAGGGCGCTCAGCCCACTGATGTGGTTAGAACTTTATTAGAAAAAGGAGGGTTGTTAGAAAAAATAGAGAGGCCCTCTATCGCAATTGGTAAGGCAAAGTTAGAAAAGGAAAAAATAGCTAAAGCTAAGACTAAAGACGAAGAGAATGATAGTAGTAAAGCTGAAAGCGTTAGTGATGAAGCTGAAAGTTAG
- a CDS encoding thiamine phosphate synthase produces the protein MLNSNTTNPEDLRIYQIIDANLDRAREGLRVLEDWARFGLGKEKYVERIKNFRQILGRNHLEVYKQSRNYIEDKCKGLTHQEQINRKTSEQIISSNSGRVQEALRVIEEFSRLHNHELSKIASEIRYEIYTIEIDLLSLSKCKNSEKILKENDLYVITDQKDNLLEIIEQILIAGVRIIQHRFKSGTDKDNLQEAIQIKNLCKRYNSLFIINDRLDIVLASNADGIHLGQDDLDLKTARKLLGHSKIIGISANNEIDISNALKNGCDYIGIGPVFETVTKKNKKPIGIEKIKTLTKDLNIPWFAIGGIKSNNISYLKRNGFKKIALVSQLMNSEDPKEDAIMILKELSHEN, from the coding sequence ATGCTGAATTCCAATACTACAAACCCTGAAGATTTAAGAATTTATCAAATTATTGACGCCAATCTAGACAGAGCTAGAGAAGGATTAAGAGTACTAGAGGATTGGGCTAGATTTGGTCTAGGCAAAGAAAAATATGTTGAAAGGATTAAAAATTTTAGACAAATTTTAGGAAGAAATCATTTAGAAGTTTATAAACAATCTAGAAATTATATTGAAGACAAATGCAAAGGATTGACTCATCAAGAGCAAATCAACAGAAAAACCTCTGAGCAAATTATAAGTTCTAATTCAGGCAGAGTTCAAGAAGCATTAAGAGTAATAGAAGAATTCTCAAGGCTACATAATCATGAGCTTTCAAAAATCGCTTCGGAAATTAGATATGAAATTTATACTATAGAAATAGACTTATTAAGTTTAAGCAAGTGTAAGAATTCTGAGAAAATTTTAAAAGAAAATGACTTATATGTAATCACAGATCAAAAGGACAATTTATTAGAAATAATAGAACAGATTTTAATTGCAGGAGTAAGAATCATTCAACATAGATTTAAATCGGGAACTGATAAAGATAATCTTCAAGAAGCAATTCAGATTAAAAATCTATGTAAAAGATATAATTCTTTATTCATTATTAACGACAGACTTGATATAGTTCTAGCTTCTAATGCGGATGGAATTCATCTTGGACAAGATGATTTAGACTTGAAGACCGCAAGAAAATTATTAGGACATTCAAAAATAATTGGTATAAGCGCAAATAATGAAATTGATATTTCTAATGCTCTTAAGAATGGTTGTGATTACATAGGAATAGGACCAGTATTTGAGACAGTAACAAAAAAGAACAAAAAACCGATAGGTATTGAAAAGATCAAAACTTTAACAAAGGATTTAAATATTCCTTGGTTTGCTATCGGAGGAATTAAGTCAAATAATATTTCATATTTAAAAAGAAATGGGTTTAAAAAAATTGCCTTAGTTTCGCAATTAATGAATTCTGAAGATCCTAAAGAAGACGCTATTATGATTTTAAAAGAGTTGTCTCATGAAAATTAA
- a CDS encoding TIGR03792 family protein — protein sequence MRFNLHLKKKFQSFCLLLICLVVLIFQSDIPNLKALTMDKYQSEMVIEELRLKVPADVKAVWLNAEQEIWEPWLSSQDGFLGRQLFWDKEKEEALILVNWKSKKLWKSIPISEVNVVQQKFEANVKAALKVEKNPFQLVYEGELDKQR from the coding sequence ATGAGATTTAATTTACATTTGAAAAAAAAATTCCAAAGTTTTTGTTTATTATTAATTTGCTTAGTAGTTTTAATTTTTCAATCTGATATTCCCAATTTAAAAGCTCTTACAATGGATAAGTATCAAAGTGAAATGGTCATAGAGGAATTAAGACTTAAAGTACCTGCCGATGTAAAAGCAGTATGGTTGAATGCTGAACAAGAAATATGGGAGCCATGGTTATCTTCTCAAGATGGGTTTTTGGGGAGACAATTATTTTGGGATAAAGAAAAAGAAGAAGCTTTAATATTGGTAAATTGGAAAAGTAAGAAATTATGGAAAAGCATACCAATCTCAGAAGTAAATGTAGTCCAACAAAAATTTGAAGCTAATGTTAAAGCTGCTCTAAAAGTAGAAAAAAATCCTTTTCAATTAGTTTATGAGGGAGAGTTAGATAAGCAAAGATGA
- the era gene encoding GTPase Era: MTNYRSGFVTLLGRPNVGKSTLINKLIGEKITITSPIAQTTRNKLKGILTTENGQIIFVDTPGVHKPHHRLGEILVKNAKSAINGVDMVIFVIDSSEEPGRGDEYILNFLIANKTDFIVALNKWDLVNKEFRNLRINQYRRFFGINRKFQIISASQGEGCSELVDMALNFLPEGPKLYGEETICDQPLDNLLSDLVREQVLINTREEVPHSVAVKIEKIEEMKRKNGKSFTAILATIIVERSTQKGILIGKKGSMLKIIGQSARSNMSKLIDGPVHLELFVKVVPNWRKKESRLIEFGYEEDF; the protein is encoded by the coding sequence TTGACTAATTATAGATCTGGGTTTGTAACTTTACTAGGAAGACCAAATGTGGGTAAATCTACTTTAATAAATAAATTGATTGGAGAAAAAATAACAATTACTTCTCCAATAGCGCAAACTACTAGAAATAAATTAAAAGGGATACTTACTACAGAAAATGGGCAAATAATTTTTGTCGATACACCAGGTGTTCATAAACCTCATCATCGACTTGGAGAAATATTAGTAAAAAACGCAAAATCTGCAATTAATGGAGTTGATATGGTTATTTTTGTAATTGATTCAAGTGAAGAACCTGGTAGAGGTGATGAATATATATTGAACTTTTTAATCGCAAATAAAACTGATTTTATTGTTGCACTGAATAAGTGGGATTTGGTTAATAAAGAATTTAGGAATTTACGTATAAATCAATATAGAAGATTTTTTGGAATTAATAGAAAATTTCAAATTATAAGTGCTTCTCAAGGAGAAGGATGTTCTGAACTAGTCGATATGGCACTTAATTTTCTTCCAGAGGGACCAAAACTTTATGGCGAAGAGACGATATGCGACCAACCATTAGATAATTTATTATCTGATTTAGTAAGAGAGCAGGTATTAATAAATACAAGAGAAGAAGTCCCTCATAGTGTTGCAGTAAAGATAGAAAAGATAGAGGAAATGAAAAGAAAAAATGGCAAAAGTTTTACAGCTATTTTGGCTACCATTATTGTTGAAAGATCAACTCAAAAAGGCATTCTTATTGGAAAGAAAGGTTCAATGTTAAAAATTATTGGTCAGTCAGCAAGATCAAATATGTCAAAATTGATTGATGGTCCAGTTCATCTGGAATTGTTTGTGAAAGTTGTTCCAAATTGGAGAAAAAAAGAATCAAGGTTAATTGAGTTTGGTTATGAGGAAGATTTCTAG
- a CDS encoding bifunctional riboflavin kinase/FAD synthetase, with amino-acid sequence MISLISPSEVKNPTSIAIGSFDGLHAGHRKLIKSVVEENQYTPTIASFWPHPREVLYKETRLRLDLPDEKLPILEDLGIEQLVLIPFDKELSKLSAEMFVRDILINQLQAKNISVGANFKFGFRRSGDINTIKNTIKDTDIKLKITPILEDKEGRISSSRIRDLLERSDLKNAFKILNRPYSFNGKVVKGKGIGKSIGWPTANLEIDGRKFLPGEGVYAAWTTIENSNQKIESVMNLGSQPTINPLLPSAVEVHLINKDINLYGLKLSVEPVEKLRSQIQFKNIEQLSNQIKKDRDNALRIFKNNKK; translated from the coding sequence TTGATCTCTTTAATATCGCCATCAGAAGTCAAGAATCCTACTTCAATAGCTATTGGAAGTTTTGATGGCCTACATGCTGGCCACAGAAAATTAATAAAAAGTGTTGTTGAAGAAAATCAATATACCCCAACAATTGCTAGCTTCTGGCCTCATCCCAGAGAAGTTCTATACAAAGAGACGCGTCTTAGACTTGATCTCCCTGATGAAAAACTACCTATTCTTGAAGATCTCGGGATTGAACAATTAGTTCTGATTCCTTTTGATAAGGAACTATCCAAATTAAGTGCAGAAATGTTTGTAAGAGATATATTGATAAATCAATTACAGGCAAAAAACATTTCTGTAGGTGCTAATTTTAAATTTGGTTTTAGAAGAAGTGGAGACATAAATACTATAAAAAATACGATTAAAGATACGGACATAAAACTAAAAATTACTCCGATTTTAGAAGACAAAGAAGGTAGAATCAGCAGCAGCAGAATAAGAGATTTATTAGAAAGAAGTGATCTCAAAAATGCTTTCAAAATACTAAATAGGCCTTACAGTTTTAATGGAAAAGTTGTTAAAGGTAAAGGGATTGGGAAAAGTATTGGATGGCCTACAGCAAATCTTGAAATAGATGGCAGAAAATTTTTACCTGGAGAAGGAGTCTACGCAGCTTGGACAACTATAGAAAATTCCAACCAAAAAATTGAATCTGTTATGAATCTTGGCTCTCAACCAACAATAAATCCTTTATTGCCATCTGCAGTTGAAGTTCATTTAATTAATAAAGATATCAATCTATATGGTTTAAAACTATCCGTAGAACCAGTTGAAAAGCTCAGATCTCAAATTCAGTTCAAGAATATAGAACAACTTTCTAATCAAATTAAAAAAGATAGAGATAATGCCCTAAGAATTTTTAAAAACAACAAAAAATAA